Within the Pseudorasbora parva isolate DD20220531a chromosome 15, ASM2467924v1, whole genome shotgun sequence genome, the region TATAACAAAGAATCACTGTCCCAACTACTATCATTATCACAGCAAACATTTTAGAGTGACCGTTTAAGAAGAAAAGAGATGTCACTGCAAgagggaagttattttgattaaagattacaaggGTAAGTGAGAAAATTGCAATTacaagtgaatgaaaaaaaaaaaagacgtgTGAATAGTTCAATAATTCCCAGCTGCCTCGAAAGAGCAAATCCTTTTAGGGAAGTAATTGGTTTGGAAAAGCTCCATCATTACCGCATTCACCCTCAGAAGATCCTGATATGATTATTGTTTGATTGGTGTCGGTTTCCACTTGAACACGAGTTAAAAACGCTGAAAAGATTCAGCCGGTTATGTTAGTTACTCTTTTATAAAACCATAATGATTTAGGATGCACACTAACAGCTTTTAGTATGCAAAAACAGCTGTCCTCTCCAAAAACCTCTTCAGTAAAAATAAAGACGCCAGACGTTTTGAATCAttgatgttttattgtgttTCTCCTCAGAGGGTCAGTCTGGTAGCTGAGCCCGTCTCTTACAGGAATGAGAAGTATTTCACTAACATCTCTTCTCTCATACATCTACCCACAGCACATACACACTGTAGTAATCTATCACAAACCGGTTAATGTGATGCATATATGACCGCCCTGTGCGACAATTACACATGATTATGGTGATCCACTCACATGAACAtctagtgttttttgttttttaattttttaagttacagTTAGTGTGGCATGGACGTCACAATTAGTTTGGCATGGCGTCAGGGGAACTAGGAGAGCAGGATTTGAGCAGGCAGGAACCTGTGCACTCTGGACTGTCTCTCTTTCTCCAGGCAGATCAGCAAGCACTAGTGACATTCACAACGACAACTGCAAAACAGCCACAAGTTACAGGCAATATCAGACAGAGGAAGACTCTGGTCAGATGCGTGACAATTTTCCGTTTACCTGCTCTGTCTCACTGGTAGAATTTGATCTCCGCATCCACGCAGTCGAAGAACAGATCCCCGAGCTCCTGGCCCTGTATCTCCCCCCTAAGCATGGCCTCGATTTCCTCAAGACACTGAGACTCAAGGTATCTCATAGTCTCGTGTAGAGAGACTCCAGCATCCtgacacagacacaaacacacacacacacgttaggtttttttttttttaattgtgggGACATACCATAGgtctaatggattttacactgtacaaacggtacattatatccccctccactgccactgcccctaaacctaccaatcacaggaaacattcaagTAGTTTTATATCATTTTGTAGACTTTTCATATACATAATGTTTTGTATAtcatacaaactgtatattctaacctacccatcacagaaacatttgcatttttatatttaaaaaaacaaaaactttacTATGATTTATTAGCTGTTTTCCTTGTGGGACCCAGCCAAATCTCCCCACAATTTCTAAAATGTCAGGTTTtacatctttgtggggacactTGGTCTTGtgcaatttatttatgtgatcaaagctgaatttattatcattactccagccttcagtgtcactaatcattcttatgaggatttgatgctcaacaaacatttatgattattatcagtgtttaaaagttttgctgctcatggtgctacttaatttttgtggaaaccaccataccattcaaacatttgtgggggggaaaaaaagagaaattattacttttatttatcagACATGCAAtcaattgatcacaagtgatatttttaatattacaaaagataattaaGAGTTATTTAGATaagttatttaataaatgcaaataattgctgtccattgaattttctattcatcaaagattcctgaaaaataaaatgtaggctTATCATGGtttacacaacatttttaagcagcacaacaatTAACAGCACAcaatttttttgataataatcataaatgtttcttgattataaagtccttatatcagaatgattagtgaaggatcatgtgaaatttaagTCTGGTGTAATGATGACAAATTCAGCTTTCAGTTTCCCGTGActttaaggctgcatttacacttcaggttttgatgcacaattccgatttggtgactatatccgatttttttgacgacccgcttacttcatcttttcaaaagcgaccagtatccgatatttgcatttacactgtacactggcaaaacagcccaagacatTCTTAATgggtgaaaggaagtaaaacagcgcgatatgcaatggacgcagacaaaatgattgcacaatgttttgctgtctgcactgttccacactTCTTTAAagtcggcaaaacatttctctcttaaggtggagaaaaagaggaaagcccttgacggggttgccaggttttcacaacaaaacctgcccaattgcaactcaaaactgtgttaaagtagcccaatttcgcatgaaaaccgcagacttggcaacactggatcgcagtttgtgtccacctgagttgacgtcattcgcctccgtccttttttcaatgacgcacgactcgcatttactggggaatatccgatttgaccgcttacatggtaGACGCAaatgcacgcatccgaatcatatcggatttactaccacatatgagtgaggcctgaatccgatctgaggatatcagaATTCAAgcgtttttttactgcttacacgttTACATGTCagatccgatctgtgccacatgagaggaaaaaatcggaattgggtcaatTGAActatgcagtgtaaatggggcctaagAGGCACGCTATCAACCGAGTTTAGACAAAGCTGTTTTTAGCATGGCTGCTAACTTGCCCGCCCCCGCACAGGTAACGCTGGTTCGAATCcagctcggagcgggtcgactaggatcagTGAGACCCAGTAACCCaggggacaaaaatacattttattaaaagtgcataATCTACGCCCATGATTTTGAAGtatatgggtaaccaaacagttaatggGCCCCATTGTCTTCCAtagtatgtaaaaaaaatactatggaagtctgTCTCAACTGTTCAGTTactgacatttttctaaataccttcttttgtgttcagaagaagaaaaagtcatacaggtttggaacaaatcGAGGGTAAAGTAAATTATgacgtttttgggtgaactgtccctttaaatgttcaaaagcacacaaaaaaacttaaCCCttaacaaaaatgcattttagcaagacatttttctttctttctgagaCTTACAGGACTGGTCAGTGCCGTCTGGTGGGCTTTGTACAGCTCGTGTTTCCGGTCTACCTGGTGCTGGAATCGAGGTTGTGTCCTAACAGGATCGTCTGGGCCGTACTGCGGAGACATCACCATGCTGACAGGCCTTATGCTCTCCGAGAAGATAAAAGGCTTGAATACAGACCTGCAAGAGAAGGATCAAAGTGTGATGCGTCCACTAGAGGTCTTCACACGCCCACTAGGATCCGAAAACCTGAGATCTGACCCAAGCCTCGGACAAGGGGTCAGATAATTATAGAAGCACGTTTCCACcactaaataaacaaataaaaagagtaattgcgactttttttctcacaattgcgagttgtaaagtcacaattctgaggaAAAAAAGTCCGAATTctgagattttatttttttatttagtggcggagGCGGAAGTGCTTTTACCAAATGGACCCGAAAAAACTAATTAACTGAAAGACGCCAACTTTCCACTATTCGTTTTGGccatttaaaggaacactcctccgtttttagaaatagggtttattcaacttctttcctatatttagatatgtgggctaatgcatttttgtctgagtgcatgcattgttttagtttggcagggtcgccgctagcttagcttagcataatgaatgaaatcctatgttgccagctagcatatCCAATGTaaaagtgatttaaaaaaaataaaaaaaacacccacctaattacttACTGTGGCCTGGGTTTTCACAACGAGTACatatagcgatgcagattaagactaggcgatttcctaggcagatattgacttggcactatattatggggaagcccagacaaagcactgctacttgggcgcagagatatcccACAACAAATtgcgatcgctcaacagccggaggacatgaggatgagagccgtgatatctctgcttTGCCTGGGCTTCCCCATAATAttgtcccaagtcaatatctgcctaggaaatcgcttagtcttaatctgcatcgctatttgtactccttgtgaatacgcaggccacaaaaagtaattaggtgggtgttttttttttccgttttttttttatcatgctagttggcaacataggatttcattcattatgctaagctaagctagcagcgaccctgccaaactaaagcAATGCATGCacagagacaaaaatgcattagcccacatatctaaatgtaggaaataaattgaataagccctatttcaaAAACGGTGGCGTGTTCCTTTAACAATATTTTACGTCCGGTTTGGGTAAGAAGTGTTTTAGGTCAAATCAGGTTAggcacagagaaaaaaaaaactagcgtCCACCCTGAGAATATACGGTTGAGTTGATCTTTCGAGGTCACACCTGGAGGGGTCAGGTGTGGCAGTGAGGAAGTGAACGCAGGGCACTTCTGGGTTGCGCGGGAGGATGGACACCATGCTGCCTGTGGTCCGGAAGCCCTCAGAGTCCATACAGATCCCACTGGCCTTGTCCCTCAGGATGCTCATCATCACCTCTGCCGTCACCGAGCCTGTGGAGAGCAACATGGGTCAGGACAGGAGGAAAGTATGTGACACAGGTTAGCAATTTCAAAGACCCTCAGCTCAGGCGTTTTAAAAACAGCATATGGTCGTATGCCTCCATAAGgcgtacactactgttcaaaagtttggggtcaaggAGATTTATCTAGGTTTTTgcaagaagtctcttctgctcagcAAGGCTGTAATTTacttgatcaaaatacagtgaaaatagtaatattgtaatatagcattacaattttaaatgaccgttttctattttaaatatatattcggTGTctcataatccttcagaaatcattctaataattttcattattcatgaaaaatgtattattatcagAATTAGAATCAGAATATTTCTTATTacttcaggattatttgatgaataaaacatttacaaaatgtAACATTAACGAAAGTAACTATGTATGtctactgtcactttttatcaattgaatgcatacatgctaaaaaaaaaaaaaaaacttgctaaTCTTAGTGTAGATAAGATGATGGATGTACAGATGATGATGGAAATACAGTGACTGTAAATTCAGTGTACAAACAGTAGATGGCGGTATTCAACACATGTACAAACttttcaaaataacaaaacGACACTTGAACAACATTCAGGTTTTCTGTTGTAAACGTCACCCCACTCCTCAGTCATGATGCCAGGGGAAAGCAACCCTACCGTTGTGCTGCTGGAGCAGGGCTGTGCCGCCCATGTACCGTTGCTTGGCCATTTCCATCCTGGCGGGGGGGTTGTCAGGGCTGAAGACAGAAGTGAAGCTGAACTCCCCCTCACCGCTCCACCAGCCCTGATCCTGGGCCACACCGCGCAGCTCCGGATGCTCCGCTGAGATCTCTGTGCCTATCGTCAACTGGTTAGAGATGTTCTTGACGCCCTCTGAAAAATTAATAACCTTGAGTTCATTTTTAGAGACGGATTATTTAGATATAAGACTGTTGTATCAATACTTAAGATTTATC harbors:
- the scrn2 gene encoding secernin-2 → MAEPPLSCDCFVSLPPGSKEDCVIFGKNSDRPRDEVQEVVYYPASSHTPGSTVECTYISIPQVDHTHAVVLSRPSWLWGAEMGANEHGVCIGNEAVWTKEPVNPEEALLGMDLVRLGLERGDSAWAALNVITGLLEQYGQGGACRETAEPFSYHNTFLLVDRLEAWVLETAGKLWAAQKVTEGVKNISNQLTIGTEISAEHPELRGVAQDQGWWSGEGEFSFTSVFSPDNPPARMEMAKQRYMGGTALLQQHNGSVTAEVMMSILRDKASGICMDSEGFRTTGSMVSILPRNPEVPCVHFLTATPDPSRSVFKPFIFSESIRPVSMVMSPQYGPDDPVRTQPRFQHQVDRKHELYKAHQTALTSPDAGVSLHETMRYLESQCLEEIEAMLRGEIQGQELGDLFFDCVDAEIKFYQ